The sequence tTCTTTTTGTGATCTAGGGGTCAAATTCTACCCAATTATCTATTTTTCATAGTTTCCAAGAACACAGCGTTCAAATGTACGTTTTttgcagtttgtgggcgttagattaggcgtgccaaattttttaaggtcgatcgataggtatggacgagaacaatacatttcagttaatttttttttttctacctgttatatactttcccgaatacaatatacccttttactctacgagtaacgatCACGCGCACTCGTGTAACGACAAACACAAAATACTGTATATTTCGCAGTACCCGCATTCTTTCAATCATTCTACCTCTACATCATCCGATCCTTGCGCTCCTCCAAGGAGCGTATCGACTAAAAAAGCACGGCGATAATGCTGAATCGCACTAGAAACAGGGCTACATAAAACTGTCTAGAAATACGGTTCCAATGCTAAAGCAATCAAAAATCGACTTCGAGTTACCAATACAAGTGGATcaagttaaaatatttgcatttCTGATTCTAATAATGGATTCCATTAAATACAAAAGTAAGGACATTTCATTGGAGATCAGCTCATCAAGCTTTGGCTCCCTTTTTGCAAGCAGATCTTTTGTGGAAATGGTGAAATCCCTGAAGGAATTCGGGGACAAAAATGCAAACTCTATCCCAAACCGGCCGAGGGTTTGTTGCAATGGGAGTCGATAATGGGAGGGACTCTATCGATAGGTTAGGTCGATAGGGCGATAGTTGCAGCTACGGGATGAATCTGGCGAACGATCTGGCCACTTGAGGATTAATCCCGGTTCGCTCTGGGATAACCTTAAATGGCACTCATGTATCCAATGACCAAATTTTGGGAGAGGCCTTGTAATATGGCGGGGGAGGAACGATGATGATCAGATATCTGCTGATGATCAGATAGTCGCAGTGCTTAATACTAAATAAAAGTCAGTGATAGGAAAGTTAACATGTTAgtttgttatttattaataatctTCTATAGGGCAGCCGGGGTCCCAACACAAAGGGCCCCGGGATATTTAATTGGGAGTTCCACGAATTTCTGCGCGATTTCGCCAGCAACCGGTGTCCGTTCGACCCGCACAGAGGATCGGCCATAATCGTCTACCACAGTCGACGCCGACGACATCCAGCATTTCCCGGTGAGTCTGTTGGGAATACTACGTCCACCACATTTGGGAACTTCCAGCCGTCGCATCGCGGCGTTAAGTACCGCCATTTTGTCTGGCAGCCGAACTGCTGCCCTTGTGCAACTCACCGTAGATGCCGAGATCATGTACCTCTGGACACCGTCTTTCCTGAGCCAACAGGCGGAGGACGAGCCAGGTATGTCAATTTTCCAGACGGAGACTCGGAAAAAAATTTTGTCACATAACTACTGTCTGCTGTGCGAAATGCAATTTAAAAgtagaaaaatattaaatttgcACCAAAGATCGGACGCGCACATCAAAATGGACAAGGGATTAAGGCCAAATTTGGCCTTCAAAGTTCGCCCGTCTTATTGTGCAGGATGTTCGGAAAAACGGCCAATTTGAAAAGTAATCTCAGGCCCCACCTTGCCGTCCACGACACTCCGAAAAATGAGTGTGTGACGTGACAAATACTTTAAAtgccaaaatattttaaagtgcGCCGGAAGCGTTGCGAAGAAGTAGCACCCAAACGATGGATGGTAGGTCTTCTTTAACTTTGagtaaatacaaaaaaaacataaaaaatgtGTAATGAAGGAAACCtactaatatttatttatttatttagtttctATGCCTTTTAGCTGTAAGACATCACTGCGAAACAACGCTCAGAGAGAAAGTCGTATTTGATTTTACAATTCAACAGTGAAAAGCGAGTGCCTGATGTGCGGCAAGTCGTTCAAGTGCCTAAAACATTTCCAAAAACATAATAGGCAGTGCAAAGAAAAAACGTTCAATCGATGGATAGTATGCCCTCatttacttttaataaatACAGATCTAACTCTCAAGTTTTCATAccttacattaaaaaaaatgattacAGAAGGAAACAGATACGAACGGGGCTTAGATGGCGGACATGGAGAAGGAGCTCGACGCTCACAGCATTAGCATCAAAGCTGATGAATTGCTGTGGCCACTTAAGGTTATCGATAGCCATGTGGGCAATCGGTCAGGTGCTGCAAACTCCTTTTAAAAAAGACCTGCCAACTCATCTCTGGGGCAGGAAACTATGGTCACCCCAGACTTTTCCTGGTCAACAACCCGGAATTTTTGAACTCGAAACAACGGAGTTCCGACTTCATACTTAGTGAAAAGATAGAGGGAAAGTTAAGGAGGCGTTTTGGCTGCTGCGCTgcactttttattttaagttatataagTTAAATAAGattaattttcttaattttaacGATATGCGTCGTCCACCAAGatatgatttttttaaatttttttttccgattatgggagctataagatatagttggcCGATCCgtctggttccgacttatatactacctgcaaaagatataagacttttgggaaagtttcagcccgatagctttaaaactgagagactagtttgcgtagaaacggacggatagacggacatggctagatcgactcgtctagtcatgctgatcaagaatatatagactttatgggttcggaaacgtctccctcactgcgttgcaaactgttaactgaaatcattataccctctgcaagggtataaaaatactatAATTAGGTTAAGTGTGCCAAGACTTTTGTGTAACGAAAAAAGTTCCTTTtcatttaaaagtaaaatatcTTATATAACgttatagaaaaaaaaaatttataatccCATTCAATTAATAATCTATTCTTTAACcaaatacaaaaaaaggaaatcaaaAAAATGCTACACAAGcctgaaaataacatttaaagTCAAAAATTGCAAGTGTGCCAACATTTAAGTGAGGGAGTGCATTTTTTTAAGTAAGTGGGCGACAGAGTGACCGcgataacattttttttaggccaatcgataggtattgacgagaacatttcatttaagttaaaatttgtttttacatgaaaactgtagaagccacagttttgggcggtttgtgggcgtcagagggGCGTGGCATGCCCGCGTACTTGCGCTGCTTACGAAGATaagaaatctaaatctgaaatcttaAACCTCTAGATTATAAaatttccgagatcacagcgttcaaacggacagacggacatggctagagcgactcggctagtgatgcttatcaagaatacatatatgtactttatggtacttttcgacgaatacAATATAcacttttactttacgagtaaaGGGTATAATTAGGTCGCACGTACTCGTGtaacaacaaacacaaaaTACTGTATTTTTCGCTGTACCTGCATTATATCAATCATTCTACCTCTACATCACCCGATCCTTGCGCTCCTCTAATGAGCTTATCGACGTCCTCTATGTCCATAGTCTTGAAAAAGACTAAAAAAACATGGCGCTAGTGGCAAAACGTACTAGACAAAGGGTTGTATAAAACTAGCTAGAAATACGGTTGCATTTGCTAAAACTATCGAAAATCAACTTAAACAGTAAACAAGAATTATTTTGCAACATGGATATGGattcttttatttataaaaacaaagacATTTCGTTGGAAATCGCATCAAGCTCATTATTGGCAAATTCCTCAATTTTGGAGATCGTAAAATCTGAAGGATATTTCTGAGCCCGGAGCCGGAGATTCTGGCCCTGTCCCGAAGCGGCCGAGGGATGAAGAAGAGGTAAAGTACAATATTAAAGagtttttattaatatatttttttaaaatgcaTTATACCAGTGtttggttattattatttattattttatattttaaaacatgttgtacatatgtatgtgaCTGCTTTGCAGGCGCAGACACCGGAAAAAAGGCAAAGCGGCGGTTGGCCTTTAATGAGCTCGGCGTTTACCGTCTGCCAAAGTCCCCGGAGTTCCAAAGAGTCTAGCCGTGTTTCCAATTATGCTTATCCTTTAATCTATACTTTATAGAACCACAGTTGGTAGCCCGGACGTCGACCTCCAGCACTAGCGCGTGCTcacccagcagcagcagccggaATCCGGACGTGAACGACAACCTGTACCTCTCAAGGACGATGGACATGGACGAAGACGCGGAGGTCATAGAGGACAACTCGGACGCATCGAGAGCCAGCTCCAGCTCCACCTCCACTGATGACAATGAAGACGACATTTTCAAGCCGAGCGCCTGCTCCAGCTCCACTCTTGTGGATTACGTCCAGGTCGGGAACCTCTCACCTGTGGAGCCCCTCAGTCACCAGCTAGGTATGTCTAAGTTCCTAATAAATTTGTGTTCAAGTCGATAACGTTTTCTCTTTTCTAGTCGAGGACGACCTGCACGTGGGAAACCTCCCAGCGACCGTAGAAGACCTTCCACAGATGGTGTTCGATAAAGACGCCGAGGTGGTGTACCTCTGGACGGAGGCCGAGCCAGGTATGTCTAAATCGTATCATATTTGTAGTCGTCGATAATGTTTTCCCTTTTCCAGACGCAGACTCGCGAAACAAGTTTCGTCACGGTCACGTCTGTCATCTGTGTGACATGGTATTTAATACCAAAAATCTTTACAAGGAACACAACAGATCGGACGAACATCTGGATCTGGACGAAAAGATGAGGGCCAAATTTGGCCTTCAAAATTCGGCCGTCATCTTCTGCAGGTGGTGCGGAGCAACGTACACCACCAAAAGCAACCTCAAGCGCCACCTTGCCGCGGGGAAAAAAAAGAAGTGTGCGAGGTgcagaaaattattcaaatgCCATAAATCTCTTAAAATTCACCAGAATCGCTGCGAAGTAAGTCTTtattaatacagataacatttttaatatatttaaaaatatgtctTCTTCTGCAGGATGTGCGGAAAAACGGCCAATTTAAAAAGCGTCCTTTAGCTCCAAAGTCCAAAACCCAAACGGTGGATAGTAGGTCTTTATTAACATTTAGTAAAtacaaataacattttaaaaaatttgaaatgaaGGAAACCTGCTTatattcatttcatttcgATGCCTTTTAGCTGGTAGACATCACTGCGAAACAACGCTCAAAAGAAAATCAGATACCACGATTCAACAGTGAAAAACGAATGCCTGATGTGCAGCAAGTCGTTCAAGTGCctaaaacattttcaaaaacatATTAGGCACTGCAAAGAAGAATCGTCCCAACGATTGATAGTAGGAATTCATTAACCCTTAATAAATACAGATTAAACGCTCAACTTTTATTTCATAACATTcattacattaaaaaaaagtttacaaAAGGAAACAAGCGAACGAAGCTTAGATGGCGGACATGGAGAAAGAGCTCGACGCTCACAACCATTAACAGCAAAGGGTAATGAATTGCTGTGGCCACTTAAGGTTATCGATAGCGATGTGGGCAATCGGCAGGGTGCTGCCAACTCCTTTTAATAGACCTGCAAACAGTGCCGGAGACCTGCCAACTCATCTCTGGGGCAGGAAACCATGATCACCCCAAACTTTTCCTGGTCAGCAACCCggaattttttgttttttaatacaaatttgAATGTGAGCGTGATGTTTTTCAGTTGCTccgaaaaaaattaaaaagtgtttttttaatttatgaaaaaaaattgatttgaaTAATCGTAGCTAACCCTTCGGCATGTTTGCATATttaaaaaggagaagaaaagTAAAAGAAGTTGTCAgctaagaaataaaaatagtttttaataaataaataaataataataatggtTCAGAGATAGCCCTTATAAACAAACACGAATACACTGTACGGAATACCCATAATGAAATTATGGCGATACTATCGCGTTATCGGTACTATCGACAGACAGCTCAACTTTGACAACTCGACGGCCAACTCAGCCGAAAATAATTGTGTTTCCTTCAGCTAATTACAAATAATCAGCAAAATGAGCCGTCAGCAGAATGAAGAGGACACCAACTCGTCGCTGTTCGATGCCCGCAATGAGTACTATATCGGCAACTTCATGGGCTCAATCAACTTTGTGCTGCCCGAGCAAGGGACCGCAGGAGCCGAGTTGTTGTCCTACATGTACCTCTCCTACTTGGCCATCGACTCCGGGCGCATAGTGGCCTCGGACATCAAGGAGGGCAGTGCCTCGCCCCTGCAGGCCCTGAGGCTGGTGCACGAAGCCTTCGAGCAACCCTCGCGGACTGAGGAGCTGCTGGAGAAGCTCACGGACAAGGTGGCCGGGGAGGAGGACGAGACGAACATCTGGCACATCGCCACCGCCATTGTCTACTGCCACGACGGGCAGTTCGAGAACGCCCTGAAGATCCTGCACGGCTCCACCAATCTGGAGTCCATGGCTCTGTCGGTGCAGTGCCTACTGCGCCTGCAGCGTGTTGATTTGGCCAAGCAGCTGGTGACCAAGATGCAGGAGATCAGCGACGACGCCACACTGACCCAGCTTGCCCAGGCCTGGGTTGCCCTCGCCCAGGGCACAGAGCAGATGCAAGACGCCTTCCACATCTACCAGGAGTTCTGCGAGAAGTTTAAGCCCACTCCGGCCCTGCTCAACGGCCAGGCGGTGGTGCATTTGGGTCTGGAGCGGTACGAGGAGGCCGACTCTGTGCTGCGCGAATCGCTGCTGAAGAAGCACAACGACTACGACACCCTGATCAACC is a genomic window of Drosophila suzukii chromosome 2L, CBGP_Dsuzu_IsoJpt1.0, whole genome shotgun sequence containing:
- the LOC139353384 gene encoding uncharacterized protein; the encoded protein is MDMDEDAEVIEDNSDASRASSSSTSTDDNEDDIFKPSACSSSTLVDYVQVGNLSPVEPLSHQLVEDDLHVGNLPATVEDLPQMVFDKDAEVVYLWTEAEPGMSKSYHICSRR
- the epsilonCOP gene encoding coatomer subunit epsilon, with protein sequence MSRQQNEEDTNSSLFDARNEYYIGNFMGSINFVLPEQGTAGAELLSYMYLSYLAIDSGRIVASDIKEGSASPLQALRLVHEAFEQPSRTEELLEKLTDKVAGEEDETNIWHIATAIVYCHDGQFENALKILHGSTNLESMALSVQCLLRLQRVDLAKQLVTKMQEISDDATLTQLAQAWVALAQGTEQMQDAFHIYQEFCEKFKPTPALLNGQAVVHLGLERYEEADSVLRESLLKKHNDYDTLINLMVLAHLTAKPAESVTRNLEQLRQFYPKSDFVTDLDKKSAEFDRLCLQYDLDGGEKLLAV